One genomic segment of Micromonospora sp. WMMC415 includes these proteins:
- the gndA gene encoding NADP-dependent phosphogluconate dehydrogenase, protein MTEQATAQIGVTGLAVMGRNLARNLARNGFAVAVHNRSPERTRSLVAEHGDEGRFLPAESLPDFVAALERPRAVIVMVKAGGPTDAVIDELVPLLDAGDIIVDCGNAHFADTRRREEALRKQGLHFVGTGVSGGEEGALRGPSIMPGGSAESYRKLGPIFEKIAAQVDGVPCCRHIGADGAGHFVKMVHNGIEYADMQLIAEAYDLLRAGLDAEPAEIADIFREWNSGELESFLIEITADVLGHDDAATGRAFVDVVLDQAEQKGTGRWTVQSALDLGIPITGIAEATFARSLSGHAGQREAARRAFPAAGATWRVGDRETFVEDVRRALLASKIVAYAQGFDQIRAGSREYDWDIDLGGTATIWRGGCIIRARFLDRIRQAYDDQSDLPSLLVAPWFADTVRDGVPSWRRVVAEAARAGVPAPAFASSLAYFDALRADRLPAALIQGLRDNFGAHTYRRVDRDGSYHTLWAGDRREIEA, encoded by the coding sequence ATGACCGAACAGGCGACGGCGCAGATCGGCGTGACGGGGCTGGCGGTGATGGGCCGCAACCTGGCCCGGAACCTGGCCCGCAACGGTTTCGCCGTGGCGGTGCACAACCGCTCGCCGGAGCGCACGCGCAGCCTGGTCGCCGAGCACGGGGACGAGGGGCGGTTCCTGCCCGCCGAGTCGCTGCCCGACTTCGTCGCCGCGCTGGAACGCCCCCGGGCGGTCATCGTGATGGTCAAGGCGGGCGGGCCGACCGACGCGGTCATCGACGAACTGGTCCCGCTGCTCGACGCCGGCGACATCATCGTGGACTGCGGCAACGCGCACTTCGCCGACACCCGGCGCCGCGAGGAGGCGCTGCGCAAGCAGGGGCTGCACTTCGTGGGCACCGGCGTCTCCGGCGGCGAGGAGGGCGCGCTGCGCGGCCCGAGCATCATGCCGGGCGGCTCGGCCGAGTCGTACCGCAAGCTCGGGCCGATCTTCGAGAAGATCGCCGCGCAGGTGGACGGCGTACCGTGCTGCCGGCACATCGGGGCGGACGGCGCCGGGCACTTCGTGAAGATGGTCCACAACGGCATCGAGTACGCCGACATGCAGCTCATCGCCGAGGCGTACGACCTGCTGCGGGCGGGTCTGGACGCGGAACCGGCGGAGATCGCCGACATCTTCCGGGAGTGGAACTCCGGCGAGTTGGAGTCGTTCCTCATCGAGATCACCGCCGACGTGCTCGGGCACGACGACGCGGCCACCGGGCGTGCGTTCGTCGACGTCGTGCTGGACCAGGCCGAGCAGAAGGGCACCGGCCGGTGGACCGTGCAGAGTGCCCTCGACCTGGGCATCCCGATCACCGGCATCGCCGAGGCGACGTTCGCGCGGTCGCTGTCCGGTCACGCCGGTCAGCGGGAGGCCGCGCGGCGGGCGTTCCCGGCGGCGGGCGCGACGTGGCGGGTCGGCGACCGGGAGACCTTCGTCGAAGACGTGCGGCGCGCGCTGCTCGCCAGCAAGATCGTCGCGTACGCACAGGGCTTCGACCAGATCCGCGCCGGCAGCCGGGAGTACGACTGGGACATCGACCTGGGCGGCACGGCGACGATCTGGCGGGGCGGCTGCATCATCCGGGCGCGTTTCCTCGACCGGATCCGGCAGGCGTACGACGACCAGTCCGACCTGCCCAGCCTGCTGGTGGCGCCGTGGTTCGCCGACACCGTGCGGGACGGGGTGCCGAGCTGGCGGCGGGTGGTCGCCGAGGCGGCCCGGGCCGGCGTGCCGGCACCGGCGTTCGCCTCGTCGCTGGCCTACTTCGACGCCCTGCGCGCCGACCGCCTGCCGGCGGCGCTGATCCAGGGCCTGCGGGACAACTTCGGCGCCCACACCTACCGCCGGGTGGACCGCGACGGCTCGTACCACACCCTCTGGGCCGGCGACCGCCGCGAGATCGAGGCCTGA
- a CDS encoding energy-coupling factor transporter transmembrane protein EcfT — MIGLDPVARPGAPLARRNPVAKLAAALVFSLVLIATLDPVAPAIAIAVELAALPLFGVRLRVLARRTWPLLLAAGGILVTLVLFAADRSGRVLLDAGPVMVTSGVLITALGLVLRMFAVALPGVIVVATTDPTDLADALVQNAKAPARFAYGALAAFRLVPLLGQEWQMISMARRARGVDAGRNPLARLRLFTSTAFTLLVGAIRRGTRLAVAMDARGFDATTPRTVARRQHFGPADAVLIAGAAALAGAALSASILLGTFRPLIS, encoded by the coding sequence GTGATCGGCCTCGATCCGGTCGCCCGGCCGGGCGCGCCCCTGGCCCGGCGCAACCCGGTGGCGAAGCTCGCGGCGGCGCTGGTCTTCTCGCTCGTGCTGATCGCCACCCTGGACCCGGTGGCCCCGGCCATCGCCATCGCCGTCGAACTGGCCGCGCTGCCGCTGTTCGGTGTCCGCCTGCGCGTGCTCGCCCGGCGGACGTGGCCACTGCTGCTCGCCGCGGGCGGCATCCTGGTCACCCTGGTCCTCTTCGCCGCCGACCGCTCCGGACGGGTACTGCTCGACGCCGGACCGGTAATGGTGACCTCGGGCGTGCTGATCACCGCCCTCGGTCTGGTGCTGCGCATGTTCGCCGTGGCGCTGCCCGGGGTGATCGTCGTCGCCACGACCGACCCGACGGACCTCGCCGACGCGCTGGTGCAGAACGCGAAAGCGCCCGCCCGGTTCGCCTACGGCGCGCTGGCCGCGTTCCGGCTGGTGCCGCTGCTCGGTCAGGAGTGGCAGATGATCAGCATGGCCCGGCGGGCCCGGGGCGTGGACGCCGGTCGCAACCCGCTCGCCCGGCTGCGTCTCTTCACCTCGACCGCGTTCACGCTGCTGGTCGGGGCGATCCGCCGGGGCACCCGACTGGCGGTGGCGATGGACGCCCGAGGGTTCGACGCCACGACCCCACGCACCGTGGCGCGGCGGCAGCACTTCGGCCCCGCCGACGCCGTGCTGATCGCCGGCGCGGCGGCGCTCGCGGGCGCCGCGCTGAGCGCCAGCATCCTCCTCGGCACGTTCCGTCCGCTGATCAGCTGA
- a CDS encoding ABC transporter ATP-binding protein → MGTVMLRGFGWRHAGRRRWALRGVDLRVEHGERVLLLGPSGAGKSTLLAALAGLLPDDSGEQEGTVEIDGLDPRKARERVGIVFQDPESQLVMSRSGDDVAFGLENRGVPADEIWHRVDEALRRVGFPYDRNRPTAALSGGEQQRLALAGVLALRPGLLLLDEPTANLDPAGATLVRDAVTRALDADTTLLLVEHRVAESLPLVDRVVVLEAGGGVRADGTPEAVFAAHGDALAAEGVWVPGRPVPPRRATGPAGDVLLAAERLGLPPRLGAVDLAVRAGEALAVLGPNGAGKSTLALVLGGLLKPGTGRLAATAALAGDDTRTAPHRWRAPALARRIGSVFQDPEHQFVTSTVFDELALGPRRTGRPEPEVRSTVDALLDRLRLTTLARANPYTLSGGEARRLSVATALATAPRLVICDEPTFGQDRRTWSELVDLFAELRDAGHGLVTVTHDAEFVAALADRHVLLERRAGEAP, encoded by the coding sequence GTGGGCACCGTGATGCTGCGGGGGTTCGGGTGGCGGCACGCCGGGCGGAGACGGTGGGCGCTGCGCGGGGTCGACCTGCGGGTGGAGCACGGGGAACGGGTCCTTCTGCTCGGGCCTTCCGGCGCCGGGAAGAGCACCCTGCTCGCGGCGCTGGCCGGGCTGCTGCCCGACGACTCCGGGGAGCAGGAGGGCACCGTCGAGATCGACGGGCTCGACCCGCGCAAGGCACGGGAGCGGGTCGGCATCGTCTTCCAGGACCCGGAATCCCAACTCGTGATGTCCCGCTCCGGCGACGACGTCGCGTTCGGGCTGGAGAACCGCGGCGTGCCCGCCGACGAGATCTGGCACCGCGTCGACGAGGCGCTGCGCCGGGTCGGCTTCCCGTACGACCGGAACCGACCCACCGCCGCGCTGTCCGGCGGCGAGCAGCAGCGCCTCGCCCTGGCCGGGGTGCTCGCCCTGCGGCCGGGCCTGCTGCTGCTCGACGAGCCCACCGCAAACCTGGACCCGGCCGGGGCGACCCTGGTCCGCGACGCGGTCACCCGGGCGCTGGACGCCGACACCACCCTGCTCCTCGTCGAGCACCGGGTCGCCGAGTCGCTGCCGCTGGTCGACCGCGTGGTCGTGCTCGAAGCGGGCGGCGGCGTCCGGGCCGACGGCACCCCGGAGGCGGTCTTCGCCGCGCACGGCGACGCGCTCGCCGCCGAGGGAGTGTGGGTGCCCGGCCGCCCGGTGCCGCCCCGCCGCGCCACCGGGCCCGCCGGCGACGTGCTGCTCGCCGCCGAACGGCTCGGCCTGCCGCCCCGGCTGGGCGCCGTCGACCTGGCCGTACGCGCCGGCGAGGCGCTCGCCGTGCTCGGTCCCAACGGTGCCGGGAAGTCCACCCTGGCACTGGTGCTCGGCGGCCTGCTCAAGCCCGGCACCGGTCGGCTCGCCGCCACCGCGGCGCTGGCCGGCGACGACACCCGTACTGCCCCGCACCGCTGGCGCGCGCCGGCGCTGGCCCGCCGGATCGGCTCGGTGTTCCAGGACCCGGAGCACCAGTTCGTCACCAGTACCGTCTTCGACGAGTTGGCGCTGGGCCCGCGCCGCACCGGCCGGCCCGAGCCGGAGGTGCGTTCCACGGTGGACGCTCTGCTCGACCGGTTGCGGCTGACCACGCTGGCCCGCGCCAACCCGTACACGCTCTCCGGTGGCGAGGCGCGGCGGCTGAGCGTGGCGACGGCCCTGGCCACGGCACCCCGCCTGGTGATCTGCGACGAACCCACCTTCGGCCAGGACCGGCGGACCTGGTCGGAGCTGGTGGACCTCTTCGCCGAGCTACGGGACGCGGGGCACGGCCTGGTCACGGTCACCCACGACGCGGAGTTCGTCGCGGCGCTGGCCGACCGCCACGTACTGCTGGAGCGCCGAGCCGGGGAGGCGCCGTGA
- a CDS encoding ECF transporter S component, whose product MTHPTTTRWRTVDIVVASVIAVAFGVIFWAWNFVWAATEGAFAFFPPAQSVIYGIWLLPGVLGGLVIRRPGAAFYCEFLAAFISVLLGSQWGTVAILQGAFQGVGAELGFAAFRYRSFRLPAALLSGTLAGLAAAIFDQIRYYAALDLWSARVPIFVVTVLSATVVAGAGAWALTRALAGTGALDRFPAGRERATI is encoded by the coding sequence ATGACCCACCCCACCACCACCCGGTGGCGCACCGTCGACATCGTGGTCGCCTCGGTGATCGCCGTCGCCTTCGGCGTCATCTTCTGGGCCTGGAACTTCGTCTGGGCCGCCACCGAGGGCGCCTTCGCCTTCTTCCCGCCGGCGCAGTCGGTCATCTACGGCATCTGGCTGCTCCCCGGTGTGCTGGGGGGCCTCGTGATCCGCCGGCCGGGGGCGGCCTTCTACTGCGAGTTCCTGGCGGCGTTCATCTCGGTGCTGCTCGGCAGCCAGTGGGGCACCGTGGCGATCCTGCAGGGAGCGTTCCAGGGGGTCGGCGCCGAACTGGGCTTCGCCGCGTTCCGGTACCGCTCGTTCCGGCTGCCCGCCGCTCTGCTCTCCGGCACCCTCGCCGGCCTGGCGGCGGCGATCTTCGATCAGATCCGGTACTACGCCGCGCTCGACCTGTGGAGCGCCCGGGTGCCGATCTTCGTGGTCACCGTCCTCAGCGCCACCGTCGTCGCGGGTGCCGGCGCCTGGGCGCTCACCCGCGCTCTGGCGGGCACGGGTGCCCTGGACCGCTTCCCCGCCGGCCGCGAACGCGCCACCATCTGA
- a CDS encoding permease: protein MGDRIGSVEVLAALLVLLIIFREQLAGALAAPRIQTWTTVFVSVMVQAVPFLVFGVLLSAVIAVFVPRSFWARALPKHPAAAVPVASAAGVVLPGCECGSVPIAGSLIRRGVTPAAALAFLLAAPAINPIVLTATAVAFPNNPEMVLARGLASLVVAMVMGWLWLRLGRADWIRLPRRPDLDDASRGRAFWAAVRHDVTHAGGFLVLGAMAAASINVLVPERWLQTLADNAVLSVLALAVLAVLLSICSEADAFVAASLSQFSLTSRLVFLVVGPMVDLKLISMQAGVFGRRFALRFAPATFAVAVAVAVGAGAVLL, encoded by the coding sequence CTGGGGGACCGGATCGGGTCGGTCGAGGTCCTCGCCGCCCTGCTGGTGCTGCTGATCATCTTCCGGGAGCAGCTCGCCGGCGCCCTGGCCGCGCCCCGGATCCAGACCTGGACGACGGTGTTCGTCTCGGTGATGGTGCAGGCGGTGCCGTTCCTGGTGTTCGGGGTGCTGCTTTCCGCGGTGATCGCGGTGTTCGTACCCCGGTCGTTCTGGGCCCGGGCGCTGCCGAAGCACCCCGCCGCCGCGGTGCCGGTGGCCAGCGCGGCCGGTGTGGTGCTGCCGGGCTGCGAATGCGGCTCGGTGCCGATCGCCGGGTCGCTGATCCGGCGGGGCGTCACCCCGGCCGCCGCGCTGGCGTTCCTGCTCGCCGCGCCGGCCATCAACCCGATCGTGCTCACCGCCACCGCGGTCGCCTTCCCGAACAACCCGGAGATGGTTCTCGCCCGTGGGCTGGCCAGCCTGGTCGTGGCGATGGTGATGGGTTGGCTGTGGCTGCGCCTCGGCCGGGCCGACTGGATCCGGCTGCCGCGCCGGCCCGACCTGGACGACGCCTCCCGGGGCCGGGCGTTCTGGGCGGCGGTACGGCACGACGTGACGCACGCCGGCGGCTTCCTCGTCCTCGGCGCCATGGCCGCGGCCAGCATCAACGTGCTGGTGCCCGAGCGGTGGCTGCAGACCCTCGCCGACAACGCGGTGCTGTCGGTGCTGGCGCTGGCGGTGCTCGCCGTGCTGCTCTCCATCTGTTCGGAGGCGGACGCCTTCGTCGCGGCCTCACTCTCGCAGTTCTCGCTCACGTCCCGGCTGGTGTTCCTGGTGGTGGGTCCGATGGTGGATCTCAAGCTCATCTCGATGCAGGCCGGGGTGTTCGGCCGCCGGTTCGCGCTGCGGTTCGCGCCGGCCACCTTCGCGGTGGCAGTGGCGGTCGCCGTGGGCGCCGGGGCGGTGCTGCTGTGA
- a CDS encoding TIGR03943 family protein, with product MNRQAQAVVLLLLGGAVIRACFTDLYLNYVKEGLRPFLIAAGVLLVAAAVMTLWYELRPAPRAATTGDGPAQPDARRHDDDHDGHDGHGHGHHEPRVGWLLILPVLGLLLVAPPALGSYAAGQAGTALSSQQQPSDYPPLPAGDPVPVSVLDYASRALFDKGASIGDRRVQVTGFIAAGPDGQPILARMVLSCCAADGRPIKLGMTGNAPTGLADDTWVEVTGRYSDRIGRDPVNDAEIPYVDVESWRQVPAPKQPYE from the coding sequence GTGAACCGCCAGGCGCAGGCGGTGGTCCTGCTGCTGCTCGGCGGCGCGGTGATCCGCGCCTGCTTCACCGACCTCTACCTGAACTACGTCAAGGAAGGGCTGCGTCCCTTCCTGATCGCCGCCGGGGTGCTGCTGGTCGCCGCCGCCGTCATGACCCTCTGGTACGAGCTGCGCCCCGCCCCCCGCGCCGCGACCACCGGGGACGGACCGGCTCAGCCGGACGCCCGCCGGCACGACGACGACCACGACGGCCACGACGGCCACGGCCACGGCCACCACGAGCCGCGGGTCGGCTGGCTGCTCATCCTGCCGGTGCTCGGCCTGCTGCTCGTCGCCCCGCCGGCCCTCGGCTCGTACGCGGCCGGCCAGGCCGGCACCGCCCTGTCCAGCCAGCAGCAGCCGTCCGACTACCCACCGCTGCCGGCCGGCGACCCGGTGCCGGTGAGCGTGCTCGACTACGCCTCCCGGGCGCTGTTCGACAAGGGCGCCTCCATCGGGGACCGGCGGGTCCAGGTCACCGGCTTCATCGCCGCCGGCCCGGACGGGCAGCCGATCCTCGCGCGGATGGTCCTCTCCTGCTGCGCCGCCGACGGCCGCCCGATCAAGCTGGGCATGACCGGCAACGCGCCCACCGGCCTCGCCGACGACACCTGGGTGGAGGTGACCGGCCGCTACAGCGACCGGATCGGGCGGGACCCGGTGAACGACGCCGAGATCCCCTACGTCGACGTGGAGTCGTGGCGGCAGGTGCCCGCCCCCAAGCAGCCGTACGAGTGA
- a CDS encoding alpha/beta fold hydrolase, producing MRIDARGFTFDVRAGGPQDGPPVLLLHGFPQHGGEWDGVVPALHAAGLRTYALDQRGYSPGARPEAVGAYRLAELVADAAAVLDALGVDAAHVVGHDWGAVVGWGLAAGHPDRVRTLTAVSVPHPAAMAHALTADPQQKARSAYMLLFRQPGAAEKALLALNATGLRRMLSGVGAADRVAAYAEPMLAPGALTGALNWYRAMSRDDLAAVGPVRVPTTYVWSDRDAAIGRTAAEACAAHVTGDYRFAELAGVSHWIPDEAPAPLAEAILARIRG from the coding sequence ATGCGCATCGACGCCCGGGGATTCACCTTCGACGTACGCGCCGGCGGCCCGCAGGACGGTCCCCCCGTTCTCCTGCTGCACGGCTTCCCGCAGCACGGCGGTGAGTGGGACGGCGTGGTGCCGGCCCTGCACGCCGCCGGGCTGCGCACCTACGCGCTCGACCAGCGGGGATACTCGCCCGGTGCGCGGCCGGAGGCCGTCGGGGCGTACCGGCTGGCGGAGCTGGTCGCCGACGCCGCCGCCGTGCTCGACGCGCTGGGCGTCGACGCGGCGCACGTCGTCGGCCACGACTGGGGAGCCGTCGTCGGCTGGGGCCTGGCCGCCGGCCACCCCGACCGGGTACGCACGCTGACCGCCGTCTCCGTGCCGCACCCCGCCGCGATGGCGCACGCGCTCACCGCCGACCCGCAGCAGAAGGCCCGCTCGGCGTACATGCTGCTGTTCCGGCAGCCCGGCGCGGCGGAGAAGGCGCTGCTGGCGTTGAACGCGACCGGGCTGCGCCGGATGCTGTCCGGCGTCGGCGCCGCCGACCGGGTGGCCGCGTACGCCGAGCCGATGCTCGCCCCCGGCGCGCTCACCGGCGCGCTGAACTGGTACCGGGCCATGTCCCGGGACGACCTGGCGGCCGTCGGCCCGGTGCGGGTGCCGACCACGTACGTCTGGAGCGACCGCGACGCCGCGATCGGCCGGACGGCGGCCGAGGCCTGTGCGGCGCACGTGACCGGCGACTACCGGTTCGCGGAGCTGGCCGGGGTGAGCCACTGGATCCCCGACGAGGCGCCCGCGCCGCTCGCCGAGGCGATCCTGGCCCGGATCCGGGGCTGA
- a CDS encoding sugar isomerase domain-containing protein produces MAPTAEEYLAVVTETMRRVAASQREAVARAADLIAEALRADGVVHAFGTGHSEALAMEIAGRAGGLVPTNRIALRDLVLVGGASPDVLGPRLERDPSVAHRLYDLAPIRPPDVFVLASNSGVNGAMVEFAALVRDKGHGLIAITSAEHSGRMESRHPSGRKLADFADVVLDNGAPYGDATLPLPGGGAIGAVSSITAALLAQQVTVEVVARLLAAGERPPVYLSANIAGGDAHNDALEARYTGRIRRGA; encoded by the coding sequence GTGGCGCCGACCGCCGAGGAGTACCTGGCGGTGGTCACCGAGACGATGCGCCGGGTGGCGGCGAGCCAGCGGGAGGCGGTGGCAAGGGCCGCCGATTTGATCGCCGAGGCCCTGCGGGCGGACGGCGTGGTGCACGCGTTCGGCACCGGCCACTCGGAGGCCCTCGCCATGGAGATCGCCGGGCGGGCCGGCGGGCTGGTGCCCACCAACCGGATCGCCCTGCGCGACCTCGTCCTGGTCGGCGGCGCGTCGCCGGACGTGCTCGGGCCACGCCTCGAGCGGGACCCGTCGGTGGCGCACCGCCTGTACGACCTCGCGCCGATCCGGCCGCCGGACGTCTTCGTGCTCGCGTCCAACTCGGGCGTGAACGGGGCGATGGTCGAGTTCGCCGCGCTGGTCCGCGACAAGGGGCACGGGCTGATCGCCATCACCTCGGCCGAGCACTCCGGCCGGATGGAGTCGCGGCACCCCTCGGGGCGCAAACTCGCCGACTTCGCCGACGTGGTGCTGGACAACGGCGCCCCGTACGGCGACGCCACCCTGCCGCTGCCCGGGGGCGGCGCGATCGGCGCGGTCTCGTCGATCACGGCGGCGCTGCTGGCCCAGCAGGTCACGGTCGAGGTGGTGGCCCGGCTGCTCGCCGCGGGGGAACGGCCCCCGGTCTACCTGTCGGCGAACATCGCCGGCGGTGACGCGCACAACGACGCCCTGGAGGCCCGCTACACCGGCCGCATCCGCCGCGGCGCCTGA
- a CDS encoding DUF6328 family protein produces MTKETEKQRWQRNFADLLQELRVAQTGVQILFAFLLTLPFSAGFERTTAFQKDVYIVALLAAAGATALIISPVAFHRALFRQGRKPELVRFAHRMASGGLALMLVSMVTAVLLITDFVLDRTVAFVLSALTAVWFLTYWMILPFARRNWGEDDLDDDEDSPTSY; encoded by the coding sequence GTGACCAAGGAGACCGAGAAGCAGCGCTGGCAGCGCAACTTCGCCGACCTGCTGCAGGAACTGCGGGTCGCGCAGACGGGTGTGCAGATCCTCTTCGCCTTCCTGCTCACCCTGCCGTTCAGCGCCGGGTTCGAGCGGACGACCGCTTTCCAGAAGGACGTCTACATCGTCGCGCTGCTGGCCGCGGCCGGCGCCACCGCCCTGATCATCTCCCCGGTGGCCTTTCACCGGGCGCTGTTCCGGCAGGGGCGCAAGCCGGAGCTGGTCCGCTTCGCCCACCGGATGGCGAGCGGCGGTCTCGCGCTCATGCTGGTCTCGATGGTCACTGCCGTCCTGCTGATCACCGACTTCGTGCTCGACCGGACGGTCGCCTTCGTGCTCAGCGCGCTCACCGCGGTCTGGTTCCTCACCTACTGGATGATCCTTCCGTTCGCCCGCCGCAACTGGGGCGAGGACGACCTGGACGACGACGAGGACAGCCCCACGTCGTACTGA
- a CDS encoding acyl-CoA dehydrogenase family protein, giving the protein MTTTQNNRSAPDGTGPEQPATAGAAGPLPTEAGQVSEKEARQVAEAARESSWDRPSFGKELFLGRLRLDLINPWPQSAPDDVARADEFLGRLRKYLASDVDGAAIERDAVIPDEVFQGLARLGAFGMKIDRSYGGLGLSNLHYCRALMLAGSVSPAIGALLSAHQSIGVPQPLKMFGTAEQKQRFLPRLAAGEVSAFLLTEPDVGSDPARLATTAEPTPDGSGYKLNGVKLWATNGTVATLLVVMARVPAGEGRRGGITAFVVEGDSEGITVERRNAFLGLRGLENSLTRFHDVFVPKENVIGGEGKGLKIALTTLNTGRLSLPAMCVGAGKWALNVAREWAADRVQWGRPVGEHEAVAQKLSFIAATTYGMETMLDLCCLLADDDRNDIRIEAALVKLYASEMAWRIADELIQIRGGRGYETAESLAARGERPAAVEQILRDLRINRIFEGSTEIMHLLIAREAVDAHLSVAGDIIDPDAGLGRKARAGARAGVFYAKWLPTLAVGRGQAPGAYGEFGPLAGHLRQVERFSRKLARSTFYAMSRWQGKMERKQAFLGRVVDIGAELFAMSAVCVRAAAERDTRPENVELADLFCRQARVRVDALFTALWDNTDSVDTAAAKRILAGRYAGLEDGVLTPSADLPWVARWSPGPSTATDARRRIPRPE; this is encoded by the coding sequence GTGACCACGACGCAGAACAACCGGTCCGCACCCGACGGCACGGGCCCCGAGCAGCCCGCCACCGCCGGCGCGGCCGGTCCGCTGCCCACCGAGGCCGGTCAGGTCTCCGAGAAGGAGGCCCGCCAGGTCGCCGAGGCCGCCCGGGAATCCTCCTGGGACCGCCCGAGCTTCGGCAAGGAACTCTTCCTGGGCCGGCTCCGGCTCGACCTCATCAACCCCTGGCCGCAGTCGGCTCCCGACGACGTGGCGCGGGCCGACGAGTTCCTCGGCCGGCTCCGGAAGTACCTCGCCTCCGACGTGGACGGCGCCGCCATCGAGCGGGACGCGGTCATCCCCGACGAGGTGTTCCAGGGGCTGGCCCGGCTCGGCGCGTTCGGCATGAAGATCGACCGGTCGTACGGCGGGCTCGGGCTGAGCAACCTGCACTACTGCCGGGCCCTGATGCTCGCCGGCTCGGTCAGCCCGGCGATCGGCGCGCTGCTCTCCGCGCACCAGTCCATCGGTGTGCCGCAGCCGCTCAAGATGTTCGGCACCGCCGAGCAGAAGCAGCGCTTCCTGCCCCGGCTCGCCGCGGGGGAGGTCTCCGCGTTCCTGCTCACCGAGCCGGACGTCGGGAGCGACCCGGCCCGCCTGGCGACCACGGCCGAGCCGACGCCGGACGGCAGCGGGTACAAGCTCAACGGCGTCAAGCTCTGGGCCACCAACGGCACCGTGGCCACCCTGCTCGTGGTGATGGCCCGCGTGCCGGCCGGCGAGGGGCGGCGGGGCGGGATCACCGCGTTCGTCGTCGAGGGCGACTCCGAGGGCATCACCGTCGAGCGGCGCAACGCGTTCCTCGGGCTGCGCGGCCTGGAGAACAGCCTCACCCGCTTCCACGACGTGTTCGTGCCGAAGGAGAACGTGATCGGCGGCGAGGGCAAGGGCCTGAAGATCGCCCTGACCACGCTCAACACCGGGCGGCTCTCGCTGCCCGCGATGTGCGTCGGCGCCGGGAAGTGGGCGCTCAACGTGGCCCGGGAGTGGGCGGCCGACCGGGTCCAGTGGGGCCGGCCGGTCGGCGAGCACGAGGCCGTCGCGCAGAAGCTCTCCTTCATTGCGGCGACCACGTACGGCATGGAGACCATGCTGGACCTGTGCTGCCTGCTCGCCGACGACGACCGCAACGACATCCGGATCGAGGCGGCGCTGGTCAAGCTCTACGCGAGCGAGATGGCCTGGCGGATCGCCGACGAGCTGATCCAGATCCGGGGTGGGCGCGGGTACGAGACGGCCGAGTCCCTCGCCGCCCGGGGCGAACGCCCGGCCGCGGTCGAGCAGATCCTGCGTGACCTGCGGATCAACCGCATCTTCGAGGGCTCCACCGAGATCATGCACCTGCTGATCGCCCGCGAGGCGGTCGACGCGCACCTGTCCGTGGCCGGCGACATCATCGACCCGGACGCCGGTCTCGGCCGCAAGGCGCGCGCCGGCGCGCGGGCCGGTGTCTTCTACGCGAAGTGGCTGCCGACCCTCGCGGTCGGTCGCGGGCAGGCTCCCGGGGCGTACGGCGAGTTCGGCCCGCTCGCCGGCCACCTGCGCCAGGTGGAGCGGTTCTCCCGCAAGCTGGCCCGGTCGACGTTCTACGCGATGTCCCGGTGGCAGGGAAAGATGGAGCGCAAGCAGGCGTTCCTCGGCCGGGTGGTGGACATCGGGGCGGAGCTGTTCGCGATGTCGGCGGTCTGCGTCCGCGCGGCGGCCGAGCGGGACACCCGGCCGGAGAACGTCGAGCTGGCCGACCTCTTCTGCCGTCAGGCCCGGGTCCGGGTGGACGCGCTCTTCACGGCCCTCTGGGACAACACGGACTCGGTCGACACGGCGGCCGCCAAACGGATCCTCGCCGGTCGCTACGCCGGTCTGGAGGACGGCGTGCTCACGCCGTCGGCCGACCTGCCGTGGGTCGCCCGCTGGTCGCCCGGCCCGTCGACCGCCACCGACGCCCGCCGGCGCATCCCCCGCCCGGAGTGA
- a CDS encoding helix-turn-helix transcriptional regulator: MSSGSGYDAFEDASELLRALSAPIRLAIVSELADGERCVHELVDKLGAPQPLVSQHLRILRGAGVVRGSRRGREIAYALVDEHVAHIVADAVSHAGEGTATATPAARP; this comes from the coding sequence GTGAGCAGCGGGTCAGGCTACGACGCCTTCGAGGATGCCAGCGAGCTGCTGCGCGCGCTCTCCGCGCCGATCCGGCTGGCCATCGTCAGCGAGCTCGCCGACGGCGAGCGGTGCGTGCACGAGCTGGTCGACAAGCTCGGCGCCCCGCAACCCCTGGTCTCCCAGCACCTGAGGATCCTGCGTGGCGCGGGCGTGGTGCGCGGCTCCCGGCGCGGCCGGGAGATCGCGTACGCCCTGGTCGACGAGCACGTCGCCCACATCGTGGCGGACGCGGTGAGCCACGCCGGTGAGGGCACCGCCACCGCCACACCCGCCGCCCGTCCCTGA